A genomic region of Phragmites australis chromosome 2, lpPhrAust1.1, whole genome shotgun sequence contains the following coding sequences:
- the LOC133905672 gene encoding WUSCHEL-related homeobox 7-like — protein MAAFNNRHWPSMFRSKHAGQPWQTQPNMSSSPPSLLSGGSTTTTGCSLKHSSSGGENRSPDPKPRWNPRPEQIRILEAIFNSGMVNPPRDEIPRIRMRLQEYGQVGDANVFYWFQNRKSRSKNKMRTACAGRAAAARACAPAREAAAPVTPPAPQIHTRQQVELLASPVQAPTSSSSSSSDRSSGSSKPAVKPGAQAMCAPATAAMDLLGPPAAACPQMYYQGHPVAPASAPAPKVQELVAAEEPIFLPFPQGYCLSAAELAAILGAQYMHVPAQQQTPPLPAGTFLGHCNEVTEPTITGHRSCAWGAGLGQYWPGGADHHQLGRNTATSNTVAREQVVHEDALKLGLLQYGFGVSMDVDASSAADTMPLVASPDATVTVASVAASTAGLAGFAASTVANGVIANYDQLQGLADGAVGVTGAPAAAVPTGAEATDARGFAVLWIMDSTGKSVVHNDVAATNLDVRTQFGEAAILFRYIGDRPEHVPVDASGCTVEPLQNGAVYYVLV, from the exons ATGGCCGCCTTCAACAACAGGCACTGGCCGAGCATGTTCAGGTCCAAGCACGCCGGCCAGCCGTGGCAGACGCAGCCTAACATGAGCAGCTCGccgccctccctcctctccggcggctccaccaccaccactggaTGCTCCCTCAAGCACTCTTCCTCAG GTGGTGAGAACAGGAGCCCGGATCCGAAGCCGCGGTGGAACCCGAGGCCGGAGCAGATCCGGATCCTGGAGGCCATCTTCAACTCCGGCATGGTCAACCCGCCTCGCGACGAGATCCCGCGCATCCGCATGCGCCTGCAGGAGTACGGCCAGGTCGGCGACGCCAACGTCTTCTattggttccagaaccgcaagTCCCGCTCCAAGAACAAGATGCGCACCGCGTGCGCCGGGCGCGCAGCCGCCGCGCGCGCGTGCGCGCCGGCCCGCGAGGCTGCTGCGCCCGTCACGCCGCCCGCGCCGCAGATCCATACCCGGCAGCAGGTGGAGCTCCTCGCCTCGCCCGTTCAGGCGCCCACTTCCTCGTCTTCGTCTTCATCCGACCGCTCGTCCGGGTCCAGCAAGCCGGCCGTGAAGCCGGGGGCGCAGGCGATGtgcgcgccggcgacggcggcaatGGACCTGCTCGGGCCGCCCGCCGCGGCGTGCCCACAGATGTACTACCAGGGCCACCCTGTGGCGCCAGCTTCGGCGCCTGCACCAAAGGTGCAGGAGCTTGTGGCCGCCGAGGAACCGATCTTCCTGCCGTTTCCGCAGGGCTACTGCCTGTCGgccgccgagctcgccgccattCTCGGCGCGCAGTACATGCACGTTCCCGCGCAACAGCAGACACCGCCGCTGCCAGCCGGGACGTTTTTGGGTCACTGCAACGAGGTGACAGAGCCGACCATCACCGGCCACAGAAGCTGCGCCTGGGGCGCGGGGCTTGGGCAGTACTGGCCCGGCGGTGCTGATCATCATCAGCTCGGCAGGAACACCGCAACGTCGAACACCGTCGCCAGGGAGCAGGTGGTGCACGAGGACGCCCTGAAGCTGGGGTTGTTGCAGTACGGCTTTGGCGTTAGTATGGACGTGGACGCATCCTCCGCGGCTGACACAATGCCTCTTGTGGCATCGCCGGATGCCACTGTCACCGTCGCTAGTGTGGCTGCTTCTACTGCTGGGCTGGCAGGTTTCGCTGCAAGtactgttgcaaatggtgtcATCGCCAACTATGATCAGTTGCAAG GACTGGCGGACGGCGCCGTCGGGGTCACCGGTGCACCTGCCGCGGCCGTGCCTACGGGAGCTGAGGCCACCGACGCGAGGGGCTTCGCGGTGCTGTGGATCATGGACAGCACGGGCAAGAGCGTGGTGCACAACGACGTCGCGGCGACGAATCTCGACGTGAGGACGCAGTTCGGCGAGGCGGCCATCTTGTTCCGCTACATCGGCGACCGGCCCGAGCACGTCCCCGTCGACGCATCGGGCTGCACCGTCGAGCCGCTCCAGAACGGTGCCGTCTACTACGTGCTGGTATAA